TGTTCATGCGCAGGTGCCGGGTCCGGCGTGGGGGCACCTCGACCCGGTAGGGCCCCACGGGCTCCCGGTCGCTGAAGTACACGGTGATGGCAACCTGAGCAGGCTCGTCCGAGGTGTTGAGCAGGCAGATCGCCTCGTGGCTGACCATCTCGGGGGCAGGGCCGTGGCTCCATGAGGGCAGGTAGCCTTCGGCGATCGCCCAGCGGGTTCGTCCAATCGGGGACGCGCTCATGTGCCCCTCCTTTTCGCCGACGCCCAGGTAACG
This genomic window from bacterium contains:
- a CDS encoding sensory rhodopsin transducer, translated to MSASPIGRTRWAIAEGYLPSWSHGPAPEMVSHEAICLLNTSDEPAQVAITVYFSDREPVGPYRVEVPPRRTRHLRMNNLSDPAPIPVGTDYASLIESDVPIVVQYTRLDSRQAENALLSTIAFAG